Proteins from one Rhinolophus ferrumequinum isolate MPI-CBG mRhiFer1 chromosome 15 unlocalized genomic scaffold, mRhiFer1_v1.p scaffold_54_arrow_ctg1_1, whole genome shotgun sequence genomic window:
- the RHOT2 gene encoding mitochondrial Rho GTPase 2 isoform X1 translates to MKRDVRILLLGEAQVGKTSLILSLVGEEFPEEVPPRAEEITIPADVTPEKVPTHIVDSSEAEQTVEELQDEIHKANVVCVVYDVSEEATIEKIRTKWIPLVNGGTERGPRVPIILVGNKSDLRPGSSMEAVLPIMSQFPEIETCVECSAKNLRNISELFYYAQKAVLHPTAPLYDPETKQLRPACSQALTRIFRLSDQDLDQALSDEELNAFQKSCFGHPLAPQALDDVKMVVRKHVAGGVRDDRLTLDGFLFLNTLFIQRGRHETTWTILRRFGYGDALELSPDYLFPPLHVPPGCSTELNHFGYQFVQKVFEKHDQDRDGALSPAELQGLFSVFPAAPWGPQLLYTVRTEAGRLSLHGYLCQWTLVTYLDVQRCLEHLGYLGYPILCKQDSQAHAITVTREKTLDQEKGQTQRNVLLCKVVGARGVGKSSFLQAFLGRALGHQDTREPCQEPAVYTINTVQVNGQEKYLILCEVDADSLLATAPDAACDVTCDVACLMFDGSDPRSFAFCASIYKRRYMDGQTPCLFVSSKADLPEGVALPGLSPAEFCRRHRLPAPTPFSCAGPAEPSTAVFTRLATMATFPWTPGPWGADHHLLLAPGDTGGCWGRSCRCPQLLTLQGPGEEPMRRQGSAV, encoded by the exons ATGAAGCGGGACGTGCGCATTCTGCTGCTGGGCGAGG CCCAGGTGGGGAAGACGTCGCTGATCCTGTCGCTGGTGGGCGAGGAGTTCCCGGAGGAG GTCCCGCCCCGGGCAGAAGAGATCACCATTCCCGCAGACGTCACCCCAGAGAAGGTGCCCACTCACATCGTGGACTCCTCAG AAGCTGAACAGACGGTGGAGGAGCTCCAGGATGAAATTCACAAG GCAAAcgtggtgtgtgtggtgtatgaCGTCTCTGAAGAGGCCACCATCGAGAAG ATCCGAACCAAATGGATCCCGCTGGTGAATGGAGGGACCGAGAGGGGTCCCAG GGTCCCAATCATCCTAGTGGGCAACAAGTCGGACTTGCGGCCAGGGAGCTCCATGGAGGCTGTCCTGCCCATCATGAGCCAGTTCCCTGAGATTGAGACCTGTGTGGAG TGCTCGGCCAAGAACCTGAGAAACATCTCAGAGCTGTTCTACTACGCACAGAAGGCCGTGCTGCACCCCACAGCCCCGCTCTATGACCCCGAAACCAAGCAG CTGAGGCCTGCGTGTTCCCAGGCCCTCACGCGAATCTTCAGGCTCTCAGACCAGGATCTGGACCAGGCGCTCAGCGACGAGGAGCTCAACGCTTTCCAG AAATCCTGTTTTGGGCACCCTCTGGCCCCCCAGGCCCTGGACGATGTGAAGATGGTGGTGCGCAAACACGTGGCGGGAGGCGTGCGGGACGACCGGCTAACCCTGGATG GCTTCCTCTTCCTGAACACACTGTTCATCCAGCGCGGCCGCCATGAGACCACGTGGACCATCCTGCGACGCTTCGGCTACGGGGACGCGCTCGAGCTGTCCCCTGACTATCTCTTCCCTCC GCTCCACGTGCCCCCCGGCTGCAGCACGGAGCTGAACCACTTCGGCTACCAGTTTGTGCAGAAGGTGTTTGAGAAACACGACCAG GACCGTGATGGCGCCCTCTCGCCGGCAGAGCTGCAGGGCCTCTTCAGCGTGTTCCCAGCTGCCCCCTGGGGCCCCCAGCTCCTGTACACGGTCCGCACCGAAGCAGGCCGGCTGTCCCTGCACGGGTACCTCTGCCAGTGGAC CCTGGTGACCTACCTGGACGTCCAACGCTGTCTCGAACACCTTGGCTACCTGGGCTACCCCATTCTCTGCAAGCAGGACTCGCAGGCACACGCCATCACAG TCACCCGTGAGAAGACGCTGGACCAGGAGAAGGGACAGACGCAAAGGAACGTTCTCCTGTGCAAAGTGGTGGGGGCCCGAGGAGTGGGCAAGTCTTCCTTCCTGCAGGCCTTCCTTGGCCGTGCCCTGGGG CACCAGGACACCAGGGAGCCCTGCCAGGAGCCTGCCGTCTACACCATCAACACAGTGCAGGTCAACGGGCAAGAGAAGTACCTAATA CTATGTGAGGTGGATGCAGACAGCCTACTGGCCACTGCGCCCGACGCCGCCTGTGACGTCACCTGTGATGTCGCCTGCTTGATGTTTGATGGCAGTGACCCCCGGTCCTTTGCATTCTGCGCCAGCATCTACAAG CGCCGTTACATGGATGGGCAGACCCCCTGCCTCTTCGTCTCCTCCAAGGCTGACCTGCCTGAAGGTGTCGCGCTGCCTGGCCTGTCTCCAGCTGAGTTCTGCCGCAGGCACCggctgcctgcccccaccccgttCTCCTGCGCTGGCccagcagagcccagcacagCTGTCTTCACCCGACTTGCCACCATGGCCACCTTCCCGTGG ACACCTGGTCCATGGGGAGCTGACCACCACCTCCTTCTGGCTCCGGGTGACACTGGGGGCTGTTGGGGCCGCAGTTGCCGCTGTCCTCAGCTTCTCACTCTACAGGGTCCTGGTGAAGAGCCGATGAGGCGCCAGGGCTCTGCAGTCTGA
- the RHOT2 gene encoding mitochondrial Rho GTPase 2 isoform X2 produces MKRDVRILLLGEAQVGKTSLILSLVGEEFPEEVPPRAEEITIPADVTPEKVPTHIVDSSEAEQTVEELQDEIHKANVVCVVYDVSEEATIEKIRTKWIPLVNGGTERGPRVPIILVGNKSDLRPGSSMEAVLPIMSQFPEIETCVECSAKNLRNISELFYYAQKAVLHPTAPLYDPETKQALTRIFRLSDQDLDQALSDEELNAFQKSCFGHPLAPQALDDVKMVVRKHVAGGVRDDRLTLDGFLFLNTLFIQRGRHETTWTILRRFGYGDALELSPDYLFPPLHVPPGCSTELNHFGYQFVQKVFEKHDQDRDGALSPAELQGLFSVFPAAPWGPQLLYTVRTEAGRLSLHGYLCQWTLVTYLDVQRCLEHLGYLGYPILCKQDSQAHAITVTREKTLDQEKGQTQRNVLLCKVVGARGVGKSSFLQAFLGRALGHQDTREPCQEPAVYTINTVQVNGQEKYLILCEVDADSLLATAPDAACDVTCDVACLMFDGSDPRSFAFCASIYKRRYMDGQTPCLFVSSKADLPEGVALPGLSPAEFCRRHRLPAPTPFSCAGPAEPSTAVFTRLATMATFPWTPGPWGADHHLLLAPGDTGGCWGRSCRCPQLLTLQGPGEEPMRRQGSAV; encoded by the exons ATGAAGCGGGACGTGCGCATTCTGCTGCTGGGCGAGG CCCAGGTGGGGAAGACGTCGCTGATCCTGTCGCTGGTGGGCGAGGAGTTCCCGGAGGAG GTCCCGCCCCGGGCAGAAGAGATCACCATTCCCGCAGACGTCACCCCAGAGAAGGTGCCCACTCACATCGTGGACTCCTCAG AAGCTGAACAGACGGTGGAGGAGCTCCAGGATGAAATTCACAAG GCAAAcgtggtgtgtgtggtgtatgaCGTCTCTGAAGAGGCCACCATCGAGAAG ATCCGAACCAAATGGATCCCGCTGGTGAATGGAGGGACCGAGAGGGGTCCCAG GGTCCCAATCATCCTAGTGGGCAACAAGTCGGACTTGCGGCCAGGGAGCTCCATGGAGGCTGTCCTGCCCATCATGAGCCAGTTCCCTGAGATTGAGACCTGTGTGGAG TGCTCGGCCAAGAACCTGAGAAACATCTCAGAGCTGTTCTACTACGCACAGAAGGCCGTGCTGCACCCCACAGCCCCGCTCTATGACCCCGAAACCAAGCAG GCCCTCACGCGAATCTTCAGGCTCTCAGACCAGGATCTGGACCAGGCGCTCAGCGACGAGGAGCTCAACGCTTTCCAG AAATCCTGTTTTGGGCACCCTCTGGCCCCCCAGGCCCTGGACGATGTGAAGATGGTGGTGCGCAAACACGTGGCGGGAGGCGTGCGGGACGACCGGCTAACCCTGGATG GCTTCCTCTTCCTGAACACACTGTTCATCCAGCGCGGCCGCCATGAGACCACGTGGACCATCCTGCGACGCTTCGGCTACGGGGACGCGCTCGAGCTGTCCCCTGACTATCTCTTCCCTCC GCTCCACGTGCCCCCCGGCTGCAGCACGGAGCTGAACCACTTCGGCTACCAGTTTGTGCAGAAGGTGTTTGAGAAACACGACCAG GACCGTGATGGCGCCCTCTCGCCGGCAGAGCTGCAGGGCCTCTTCAGCGTGTTCCCAGCTGCCCCCTGGGGCCCCCAGCTCCTGTACACGGTCCGCACCGAAGCAGGCCGGCTGTCCCTGCACGGGTACCTCTGCCAGTGGAC CCTGGTGACCTACCTGGACGTCCAACGCTGTCTCGAACACCTTGGCTACCTGGGCTACCCCATTCTCTGCAAGCAGGACTCGCAGGCACACGCCATCACAG TCACCCGTGAGAAGACGCTGGACCAGGAGAAGGGACAGACGCAAAGGAACGTTCTCCTGTGCAAAGTGGTGGGGGCCCGAGGAGTGGGCAAGTCTTCCTTCCTGCAGGCCTTCCTTGGCCGTGCCCTGGGG CACCAGGACACCAGGGAGCCCTGCCAGGAGCCTGCCGTCTACACCATCAACACAGTGCAGGTCAACGGGCAAGAGAAGTACCTAATA CTATGTGAGGTGGATGCAGACAGCCTACTGGCCACTGCGCCCGACGCCGCCTGTGACGTCACCTGTGATGTCGCCTGCTTGATGTTTGATGGCAGTGACCCCCGGTCCTTTGCATTCTGCGCCAGCATCTACAAG CGCCGTTACATGGATGGGCAGACCCCCTGCCTCTTCGTCTCCTCCAAGGCTGACCTGCCTGAAGGTGTCGCGCTGCCTGGCCTGTCTCCAGCTGAGTTCTGCCGCAGGCACCggctgcctgcccccaccccgttCTCCTGCGCTGGCccagcagagcccagcacagCTGTCTTCACCCGACTTGCCACCATGGCCACCTTCCCGTGG ACACCTGGTCCATGGGGAGCTGACCACCACCTCCTTCTGGCTCCGGGTGACACTGGGGGCTGTTGGGGCCGCAGTTGCCGCTGTCCTCAGCTTCTCACTCTACAGGGTCCTGGTGAAGAGCCGATGAGGCGCCAGGGCTCTGCAGTCTGA
- the RHOT2 gene encoding mitochondrial Rho GTPase 2 isoform X3 — MKRDVRILLLGEAQVGKTSLILSLVGEEFPEEVPPRAEEITIPADVTPEKVPTHIVDSSEAEQTVEELQDEIHKANVVCVVYDVSEEATIEKIRTKWIPLVNGGTERGPRVPIILVGNKSDLRPGSSMEAVLPIMSQFPEIETCVECSAKNLRNISELFYYAQKAVLHPTAPLYDPETKQLRPACSQALTRIFRLSDQDLDQALSDEELNAFQKSCFGHPLAPQALDDVKMVVRKHVAGGVRDDRLTLDGFLFLNTLFIQRGRHETTWTILRRFGYGDALELSPDYLFPPLHVPPGCSTELNHFGYQFVQKVFEKHDQDRDGALSPAELQGLFSVFPAAPWGPQLLYTVRTEAGRLSLHGYLCQWTLVTYLDVQRCLEHLGYLGYPILCKQDSQAHAITVTREKTLDQEKGQTQRNVLLCKVVGARGVGKSSFLQAFLGRALGHQDTREPCQEPAVYTINTVQVNGQEKYLILCEVDADSLLATAPDAACDVTCDVACLMFDGSDPRSFAFCASIYKRRYMDGQTPCLFVSSKADLPEGVALPGLSPAEFCRRHRLPAPTPFSCAGPAEPSTAVFTRLATMATFPHLVHGELTTTSFWLRVTLGAVGAAVAAVLSFSLYRVLVKSR; from the exons ATGAAGCGGGACGTGCGCATTCTGCTGCTGGGCGAGG CCCAGGTGGGGAAGACGTCGCTGATCCTGTCGCTGGTGGGCGAGGAGTTCCCGGAGGAG GTCCCGCCCCGGGCAGAAGAGATCACCATTCCCGCAGACGTCACCCCAGAGAAGGTGCCCACTCACATCGTGGACTCCTCAG AAGCTGAACAGACGGTGGAGGAGCTCCAGGATGAAATTCACAAG GCAAAcgtggtgtgtgtggtgtatgaCGTCTCTGAAGAGGCCACCATCGAGAAG ATCCGAACCAAATGGATCCCGCTGGTGAATGGAGGGACCGAGAGGGGTCCCAG GGTCCCAATCATCCTAGTGGGCAACAAGTCGGACTTGCGGCCAGGGAGCTCCATGGAGGCTGTCCTGCCCATCATGAGCCAGTTCCCTGAGATTGAGACCTGTGTGGAG TGCTCGGCCAAGAACCTGAGAAACATCTCAGAGCTGTTCTACTACGCACAGAAGGCCGTGCTGCACCCCACAGCCCCGCTCTATGACCCCGAAACCAAGCAG CTGAGGCCTGCGTGTTCCCAGGCCCTCACGCGAATCTTCAGGCTCTCAGACCAGGATCTGGACCAGGCGCTCAGCGACGAGGAGCTCAACGCTTTCCAG AAATCCTGTTTTGGGCACCCTCTGGCCCCCCAGGCCCTGGACGATGTGAAGATGGTGGTGCGCAAACACGTGGCGGGAGGCGTGCGGGACGACCGGCTAACCCTGGATG GCTTCCTCTTCCTGAACACACTGTTCATCCAGCGCGGCCGCCATGAGACCACGTGGACCATCCTGCGACGCTTCGGCTACGGGGACGCGCTCGAGCTGTCCCCTGACTATCTCTTCCCTCC GCTCCACGTGCCCCCCGGCTGCAGCACGGAGCTGAACCACTTCGGCTACCAGTTTGTGCAGAAGGTGTTTGAGAAACACGACCAG GACCGTGATGGCGCCCTCTCGCCGGCAGAGCTGCAGGGCCTCTTCAGCGTGTTCCCAGCTGCCCCCTGGGGCCCCCAGCTCCTGTACACGGTCCGCACCGAAGCAGGCCGGCTGTCCCTGCACGGGTACCTCTGCCAGTGGAC CCTGGTGACCTACCTGGACGTCCAACGCTGTCTCGAACACCTTGGCTACCTGGGCTACCCCATTCTCTGCAAGCAGGACTCGCAGGCACACGCCATCACAG TCACCCGTGAGAAGACGCTGGACCAGGAGAAGGGACAGACGCAAAGGAACGTTCTCCTGTGCAAAGTGGTGGGGGCCCGAGGAGTGGGCAAGTCTTCCTTCCTGCAGGCCTTCCTTGGCCGTGCCCTGGGG CACCAGGACACCAGGGAGCCCTGCCAGGAGCCTGCCGTCTACACCATCAACACAGTGCAGGTCAACGGGCAAGAGAAGTACCTAATA CTATGTGAGGTGGATGCAGACAGCCTACTGGCCACTGCGCCCGACGCCGCCTGTGACGTCACCTGTGATGTCGCCTGCTTGATGTTTGATGGCAGTGACCCCCGGTCCTTTGCATTCTGCGCCAGCATCTACAAG CGCCGTTACATGGATGGGCAGACCCCCTGCCTCTTCGTCTCCTCCAAGGCTGACCTGCCTGAAGGTGTCGCGCTGCCTGGCCTGTCTCCAGCTGAGTTCTGCCGCAGGCACCggctgcctgcccccaccccgttCTCCTGCGCTGGCccagcagagcccagcacagCTGTCTTCACCCGACTTGCCACCATGGCCACCTTCCC ACACCTGGTCCATGGGGAGCTGACCACCACCTCCTTCTGGCTCCGGGTGACACTGGGGGCTGTTGGGGCCGCAGTTGCCGCTGTCCTCAGCTTCTCACTCTACAGGGTCCTGGTGAAGAGCCGATGA